In the Flavobacterium acetivorans genome, one interval contains:
- the ilvC gene encoding ketol-acid reductoisomerase, producing MANYFNTLPLRLQLEQLGVCEFMDQSEFADGIEALKGKKVVIVGCGAQGLNQGLNMRDSGLDISYALRAEAIAQKRVSYMNAADNGFKVGTYEELIPTADLVCNLTPDKQHTAVVTAIMPLMKQGSTLAYSHGFNIVEEGMQIRKDITVIMCAPKCPGSEVREEYKRGFGVPTLIAVHPENDPNGEGLAQAKAYAVATGGHRAGVLNSSFVAEVKSDLMGEQTILCGMLQTGSILCFDKMVENGIEPAYASKLIQYGWETVTEALKHGGITNMMDRLNNPSKIEAYRLADELKDIMRPLFQKHMDDIISGEFSKNMMIDWANDDINLLTWRAATAETNFEKTAPTEAHISEQEYFDNGVLMIAMVKAGVELAFETMTETGIIEESAYYESLHELPLIANTVARKKLYEMNRIISDTAEYGCYLFDHACKPLLTEFMKTVDTNVIGKPFATTNGTDNTVLIAVNKSIRQHPIEEIGEWLRESMTAMKKI from the coding sequence ATGGCAAATTATTTCAATACATTACCACTTAGATTACAATTAGAACAATTAGGCGTTTGCGAATTCATGGATCAATCTGAATTTGCTGATGGCATCGAAGCATTAAAAGGAAAAAAAGTAGTTATCGTAGGTTGCGGTGCTCAAGGTTTGAATCAAGGTTTAAACATGAGAGATTCTGGTTTAGATATTTCTTATGCTTTGCGCGCTGAAGCGATTGCTCAAAAAAGAGTATCTTATATGAATGCGGCTGATAATGGTTTCAAAGTGGGAACTTATGAAGAATTAATTCCAACAGCTGATTTGGTTTGTAATCTTACACCTGATAAACAACATACTGCTGTAGTTACGGCGATTATGCCATTGATGAAACAAGGATCTACATTGGCTTATTCTCACGGTTTTAATATCGTTGAAGAGGGAATGCAAATTCGTAAAGACATTACTGTAATTATGTGTGCGCCTAAATGCCCTGGATCTGAAGTTCGTGAAGAATATAAAAGAGGTTTTGGTGTTCCAACTTTAATTGCAGTTCACCCTGAAAATGATCCAAACGGAGAAGGTTTAGCTCAAGCAAAAGCTTACGCTGTAGCCACTGGAGGTCACAGAGCGGGAGTTTTAAACTCTTCATTTGTTGCCGAAGTAAAATCGGACTTAATGGGAGAGCAGACTATTCTTTGCGGAATGTTGCAAACCGGTTCAATCTTATGTTTTGACAAAATGGTTGAAAATGGAATCGAGCCAGCTTATGCTTCAAAATTAATCCAATACGGATGGGAAACAGTAACCGAAGCCTTGAAACACGGTGGAATTACCAATATGATGGATCGTTTGAACAATCCTTCAAAAATTGAAGCATACCGATTAGCCGATGAATTAAAAGACATCATGCGTCCTTTGTTTCAAAAACACATGGATGATATTATTTCTGGGGAATTTTCAAAAAACATGATGATTGATTGGGCTAATGACGATATCAATTTATTGACTTGGAGAGCAGCTACAGCTGAAACTAATTTTGAAAAAACAGCGCCAACAGAAGCTCACATTTCAGAACAAGAATATTTTGATAATGGAGTGTTGATGATTGCTATGGTAAAAGCGGGTGTCGAATTGGCTTTCGAAACTATGACAGAAACCGGAATCATCGAAGAATCGGCTTATTACGAATCTTTACACGAATTGCCGTTGATCGCTAATACGGTAGCCAGAAAAAAATTATATGAAATGAACCGAATCATTTCGGATACTGCAGAATATGGTTGTTATTTATTTGACCACGCTTGCAAACCGTTATTGACTGAGTTCATGAAAACCGTTGATACTAATGTAATAGGAAAACCTTTCGCTACCACAAATGGTACTGATAATACAGTTCTTATTGCAGTTAATAAAAGTATCCGTCAACATCCAATTGAAGAAATTGGTGAATGGTTGAGAGAGTCGATGACGGCTATGAAAAAAATATAA
- the ilvN gene encoding acetolactate synthase small subunit: MENKTFTISVYSENNVGLLNRISGIFLKRHINILSLNVSESEIEKVSRFIIVVNTTEKWVQNIVGQIEKQIDVIKAFYHVDEETIFLENALFKIESGLLFDERQIQNIIKESHSEIVTVSRDFFVISKSGRRSDIEELYKKLKPFGIMQFVRSGRISVSKERMQISTLLEELEK; the protein is encoded by the coding sequence ATGGAAAATAAAACATTCACCATTTCTGTTTATTCAGAAAATAACGTGGGCTTACTCAACAGAATATCAGGAATATTCTTAAAGCGTCACATCAATATACTGAGTTTAAATGTTTCAGAATCAGAGATTGAAAAAGTTTCTCGATTTATTATTGTGGTTAACACAACCGAAAAATGGGTACAGAATATTGTAGGTCAAATTGAAAAGCAAATTGATGTTATCAAAGCTTTTTATCATGTTGATGAAGAAACTATATTCTTGGAAAACGCTTTGTTCAAAATAGAATCGGGCTTATTATTTGACGAAAGACAAATTCAGAACATCATAAAAGAAAGTCATTCGGAAATAGTTACGGTATCGAGAGATTTTTTTGTGATTTCAAAATCAGGCCGACGTTCAGATATAGAGGAATTATACAAAAAATTAAAACCTTTCGGAATCATGCAATTTGTGCGTTCAGGAAGAATTTCCGTTTCTAAGGAAAGAATGCAAATATCAACACTATTAGAAGAATTAGAAAAATAA
- the ilvB gene encoding biosynthetic-type acetolactate synthase large subunit: protein MGKTKISGAEAVIRCLLEEGVDLVYGYPGGAIMPVYDELYKFQDQLHHVLVRHEQGATHAAQGFARATGKVGVAIATSGPGATNLVTGIADAQIDSTPMVCITGQVGKHLLGSDAFQETDIIGISTPITKWNYQITEASEIPEIIAKAFYIARSGRPGPVLIDITKNAQFDEFEFSYKKCTGIRSYNPKPTLNLEKVQEVAQLINNAKKPFIVFGQGIILGEAEAELKALVEKSGIPAAWTILGLSALPTDHPLNVGMVGMHGNYGPNILTNECDVLIALGMRFDDRVTGNLATYAKQAKVIHFEIDPAEVDKNVKTEVAVLADVKEALTALLPFIEEKKHESWHNEFKEKYKIELETVINDELEPKREGISMGETIEMINKHSKGDAIMVSDVGQHQMFACRYAKFNSTKSNVTSGGLGTMGFALPAAIGAKMGRPDREVVAIIGDGGFQMTIQELGTIFQTKVPVKIVVLNNEFLGMVRQWQQLFFDKRYASTEMINPNFIAIAEGYYIKAKKVTKREDLDAAVAEMMASKESYFLEVMVEKENNVFPMIPTGASVSDIRLS, encoded by the coding sequence ATGGGAAAAACTAAAATATCAGGCGCCGAAGCCGTTATTAGATGCTTATTAGAAGAAGGAGTAGACTTGGTTTATGGATATCCTGGTGGAGCTATAATGCCGGTTTACGACGAATTATATAAATTTCAAGATCAATTACATCATGTTTTGGTGCGCCACGAACAAGGAGCAACCCATGCAGCGCAAGGATTTGCGAGAGCAACAGGAAAAGTTGGGGTAGCAATTGCTACTTCAGGACCTGGAGCGACTAACTTAGTAACTGGAATTGCCGATGCACAAATAGATTCGACACCAATGGTTTGTATCACAGGCCAAGTAGGAAAACATTTATTAGGATCGGATGCGTTTCAGGAAACGGATATTATCGGAATTTCAACTCCGATAACCAAATGGAATTATCAAATTACAGAGGCTTCGGAGATTCCGGAAATCATTGCAAAAGCATTTTATATTGCAAGATCAGGGCGTCCAGGACCGGTTTTGATTGATATTACCAAAAATGCGCAATTCGACGAATTCGAATTTAGTTATAAAAAATGCACCGGGATTAGAAGTTACAATCCAAAACCGACTCTGAACCTTGAAAAAGTACAAGAAGTGGCACAACTAATAAACAATGCCAAAAAACCTTTTATCGTTTTTGGTCAAGGAATTATTCTAGGAGAAGCCGAAGCGGAGTTGAAAGCATTGGTAGAAAAATCCGGAATTCCGGCGGCTTGGACAATTTTAGGTCTTTCGGCTTTGCCAACAGATCATCCTTTAAATGTTGGAATGGTAGGTATGCACGGAAATTATGGACCGAATATTTTGACCAACGAATGTGATGTTTTAATTGCATTGGGAATGCGTTTTGATGATCGTGTGACCGGAAATTTAGCCACTTATGCCAAACAAGCTAAAGTAATTCACTTTGAAATAGATCCAGCCGAAGTAGATAAAAACGTAAAAACAGAAGTGGCTGTTTTGGCCGATGTTAAAGAGGCTTTGACTGCTTTACTGCCTTTTATCGAAGAAAAGAAACACGAATCTTGGCACAATGAGTTTAAGGAGAAATACAAGATTGAATTAGAGACTGTAATCAACGATGAGTTAGAACCAAAGAGAGAAGGAATTTCGATGGGAGAAACAATCGAAATGATTAATAAGCATTCTAAAGGAGATGCAATTATGGTTTCGGATGTGGGACAACACCAAATGTTTGCTTGTCGTTATGCCAAATTCAATTCGACCAAAAGTAACGTTACTTCGGGCGGTTTAGGAACGATGGGATTTGCTTTGCCAGCGGCCATTGGTGCCAAAATGGGAAGACCGGATCGCGAAGTGGTTGCTATTATTGGAGATGGAGGTTTCCAGATGACCATTCAGGAATTGGGAACAATTTTTCAAACCAAAGTTCCAGTAAAAATTGTGGTGCTAAACAATGAGTTTCTTGGAATGGTGCGTCAATGGCAGCAGTTGTTTTTTGACAAAAGATACGCTTCAACGGAAATGATTAATCCTAATTTTATAGCTATTGCCGAAGGTTATTATATTAAAGCTAAAAAAGTAACCAAAAGAGAAGATCTGGATGCCGCAGTTGCTGAAATGATGGCTTCAAAAGAATCTTATTTCCTTGAAGTTATGGTAGAAAAAGAAAACAATGTATTCCCAATGATTCCAACAGGAGCTTCGGTTTCGGACATTAGATTAAGTTAA
- the ilvD gene encoding dihydroxy-acid dehydratase — protein sequence MELNKYSKTITQDETQPAAQAMLYGIGLTEEDLKKAQVGIVSMGYEGNTCNMHLNDLAKDVKKGVWDADLVGLIFNTIGVSDGISNGTDGMRFSLVSRDVIADSIETVMGAQWYDSLIAIPGCDKNMPGALIAMGRVNRPALMVYGGTIHSGKWKGESLNIVSAFEALGKKFNDTITPEDFKGVIQNSCPGAGACGGMYTANTMSSAIEALGMSLPYSSSNPALSEEKRQECLDAGKAIRVLLEKDIKPRDIMTREAFENAITLVAVLGGSTNAVMHLIAMAHAVDIEITLADFQAISDRTPVLADLKPSGKYMMEDLHAVGGVPAVLKYLLKEGFIHGECLTVTGKTMAENLAAVPDLNDGQEVIHEIQKALKSTGNIQILYGNLASEGAVAKISGKEGEYFEGPAVIFEGEFDVIPGIQAGKVKPGDVVVIRNCGPKGGPGMPEMLKPTSAIMGAGLGSSVALITDGRFSGGSHGFVVGHITPEAYDGGGIALVQDGDLITIDAVKNTINLKISDEEFAARKASWVQPALKATKGVLLKYARSVSSASTGCVTDK from the coding sequence ATGGAATTAAATAAATACAGCAAGACCATAACGCAAGATGAAACACAACCGGCAGCACAAGCAATGCTGTACGGAATTGGTCTGACTGAAGAAGATTTAAAGAAAGCTCAAGTTGGAATTGTAAGTATGGGTTATGAAGGAAATACTTGCAACATGCACTTGAACGACTTGGCAAAAGATGTGAAAAAAGGAGTTTGGGATGCTGACTTAGTAGGTCTAATTTTTAATACTATTGGTGTTAGCGACGGAATTTCAAATGGTACAGACGGAATGCGTTTTTCGTTGGTTTCACGTGATGTTATTGCTGATTCTATTGAAACAGTTATGGGAGCACAATGGTATGATAGTTTAATTGCTATTCCTGGATGCGATAAAAATATGCCAGGAGCCTTAATTGCTATGGGAAGAGTAAATCGCCCTGCATTGATGGTTTATGGAGGAACAATTCATTCTGGTAAATGGAAAGGAGAATCTTTGAATATTGTATCTGCTTTTGAAGCTTTAGGAAAAAAATTCAATGATACTATAACCCCAGAAGATTTTAAAGGAGTTATTCAAAATTCTTGTCCAGGAGCTGGTGCTTGTGGCGGAATGTATACTGCTAATACAATGTCATCAGCGATTGAAGCCTTGGGAATGAGTTTGCCATACAGTTCTTCTAATCCTGCTTTAAGTGAAGAAAAAAGACAAGAATGCCTTGATGCTGGAAAAGCCATCAGAGTATTATTGGAAAAAGATATTAAGCCAAGAGATATTATGACTCGTGAAGCTTTTGAAAATGCCATTACACTGGTAGCTGTTTTAGGGGGTTCTACTAATGCCGTGATGCACTTGATTGCCATGGCTCATGCTGTAGATATCGAAATAACCTTGGCCGATTTTCAGGCAATAAGTGACAGAACACCTGTTCTTGCTGATTTGAAACCAAGTGGAAAATACATGATGGAAGATTTACACGCTGTTGGTGGAGTTCCTGCGGTGTTGAAATATCTATTGAAAGAAGGATTCATTCATGGTGAATGTTTGACTGTTACTGGAAAAACAATGGCCGAGAATCTTGCCGCTGTTCCAGATTTAAATGATGGTCAAGAGGTGATTCATGAAATTCAAAAAGCACTAAAATCAACTGGAAACATTCAAATATTATACGGAAACCTTGCTTCTGAAGGAGCTGTTGCTAAAATTAGCGGAAAAGAAGGAGAATATTTTGAAGGACCAGCTGTGATTTTTGAAGGAGAATTTGATGTAATTCCAGGTATTCAAGCCGGAAAAGTAAAGCCAGGAGATGTAGTCGTCATCAGGAATTGTGGACCAAAAGGTGGTCCAGGGATGCCTGAGATGCTAAAACCAACTTCTGCCATTATGGGAGCGGGACTAGGAAGTAGTGTTGCTTTGATTACAGATGGTAGGTTCTCTGGAGGTTCACATGGCTTTGTGGTAGGTCACATTACACCAGAAGCCTATGATGGAGGCGGAATTGCTTTAGTTCAAGATGGTGATTTAATTACTATTGATGCAGTTAAGAATACCATCAATTTGAAAATTTCGGATGAAGAATTTGCGGCCAGAAAAGCGAGTTGGGTTCAACCAGCTTTGAAAGCAACCAAAGGAGTTTTATTGAAATACGCAAGATCCGTTTCAAGCGCATCAACAGGATGTGTTACCGATAAATAA
- the leuB gene encoding 3-isopropylmalate dehydrogenase, producing MNLKIAVLAGDGIGPEVILQAKKVLYAVGSVYNHEFVFEDALMGAVAIDKTGNPLPEQTLNLCLNTDAVLFGAIGDPKYDNNPDAKVRPEQGLLKLRKELGLFANIRPIKPYKALLDASPLKREFIEGTDFTIFRELTGGVYFGEKKLNEAGTIASDLCEYSEEEISRIAHLAFQSAQNRRNKVTLVDKANVLETSRLWRKVVKKVSEDYPEVALDFLFVDNAAMQIILNSKQFDVILTENLFGDILSDEASVITGSIGLLASASLGKTNALFEPIHGSYPQAAGKNIANPIASILSAALLLEHFGLFEEAKNVYEGVKKSIEYQVVTIDLNPGSTFGTNEVGEFVSNFILNKDDLLYFNRNNVHIGQSTIV from the coding sequence ATGAATTTAAAAATAGCGGTACTAGCGGGAGACGGAATTGGTCCTGAAGTAATTTTGCAGGCGAAAAAAGTTTTATATGCTGTTGGTTCAGTATATAATCATGAATTTGTTTTTGAAGATGCACTTATGGGAGCTGTGGCTATCGATAAAACGGGAAATCCGCTACCAGAACAAACCCTTAATTTGTGTTTGAATACAGATGCTGTTTTGTTTGGAGCTATTGGTGATCCTAAATACGATAATAATCCCGATGCAAAAGTACGTCCGGAGCAAGGATTGTTGAAATTAAGAAAAGAGTTAGGTCTTTTTGCAAACATTCGACCAATAAAGCCTTACAAAGCCTTATTAGATGCTTCGCCTTTAAAAAGAGAATTTATCGAAGGTACTGATTTTACAATTTTCAGAGAATTAACTGGTGGAGTTTATTTTGGAGAAAAAAAATTAAACGAAGCAGGAACAATCGCTTCTGATTTATGTGAGTATTCAGAGGAAGAAATTTCCCGAATTGCACATTTGGCTTTCCAATCAGCACAAAATAGAAGAAATAAAGTCACTTTGGTCGATAAGGCAAATGTGCTTGAAACTTCCCGTTTGTGGAGAAAAGTAGTCAAAAAAGTCAGCGAAGATTATCCTGAAGTAGCATTGGATTTCTTATTTGTAGATAATGCCGCGATGCAAATTATATTAAACTCAAAACAGTTTGATGTCATTTTGACTGAGAATTTATTTGGTGATATTTTATCCGATGAAGCCAGTGTAATAACAGGGTCAATCGGATTGTTAGCCTCGGCTTCATTGGGAAAAACAAATGCGCTTTTTGAACCTATTCATGGTTCTTATCCGCAAGCAGCCGGAAAAAACATTGCAAATCCGATTGCTTCTATATTATCTGCTGCTTTATTATTGGAGCATTTTGGACTTTTTGAAGAAGCCAAAAATGTGTATGAAGGAGTAAAAAAATCTATTGAATACCAAGTGGTCACCATTGATTTAAATCCGGGATCGACATTTGGAACCAATGAAGTTGGGGAGTTTGTCTCTAATTTTATTCTAAACAAGGATGACTTATTGTATTTCAATAGAAATAATGTCCATATAGGACAGTCGACTATTGTCTAA
- a CDS encoding 2-isopropylmalate synthase, producing MNREKVQIFDTTLRDGEQVPGCKLDTKQKLVIANRLDEMGVDIIEAGFPVSSPGDFLSVSEISKIVKNATVCGLTRAVKNDIDVAAAALKFAKKPRIHTGIGTSDSHIIHKLQTTREDIIARAKFAVAHAKSYVEDVEFYAEDAGRTDNDFLARVCEEVIKSGATVLNIPDTTGYCLPEEYGAKIKYLRENVKGIENVILSCHCHNDLGMATANSIAGAVNGARQIECTINGIGERAGNTALEEVVMIFKQHPYLNLYTDIDSKQLNEMSRLVSESMGMMVQPNKAIVGANAFAHSSGIHQDGVIKNRATYEIMDPLDVGVNESSIVLTARSGRAALAYRAKKVGYELTKVQLDIVYVEFLKFADIKKEVLDDDIHQIIAICKIQSDLVRN from the coding sequence ATGAATAGAGAGAAAGTTCAAATTTTTGATACCACTTTGCGAGATGGAGAACAGGTCCCAGGATGTAAATTAGATACCAAACAAAAACTCGTGATAGCCAATCGCTTGGATGAAATGGGTGTCGATATTATAGAAGCTGGTTTTCCTGTTTCTAGTCCGGGAGATTTTTTATCTGTTTCTGAAATAAGCAAGATTGTAAAAAATGCTACAGTTTGCGGTTTAACAAGAGCCGTAAAAAATGATATTGATGTTGCCGCTGCTGCATTAAAATTTGCTAAAAAACCACGTATTCACACCGGAATTGGAACTTCTGATTCTCATATCATTCATAAACTTCAAACCACAAGAGAAGATATTATTGCCAGAGCAAAGTTTGCTGTTGCACATGCCAAGTCTTATGTTGAAGATGTCGAATTCTATGCCGAAGATGCTGGTAGAACCGACAATGATTTTTTGGCCAGAGTTTGTGAGGAAGTAATAAAATCAGGAGCGACCGTTTTGAATATTCCAGATACTACAGGCTATTGTTTACCGGAAGAATATGGTGCAAAAATAAAATACCTGAGAGAAAATGTAAAAGGTATTGAAAACGTGATTCTTTCTTGTCATTGTCATAATGATTTAGGAATGGCTACCGCCAATTCGATTGCAGGAGCTGTAAACGGTGCCAGACAAATAGAATGTACTATTAATGGAATTGGAGAAAGAGCCGGAAATACGGCACTTGAGGAAGTGGTGATGATTTTTAAACAACATCCTTATTTGAATTTATATACAGATATTGATTCTAAACAATTGAACGAAATGAGTCGTTTAGTTTCTGAAAGTATGGGAATGATGGTGCAACCCAATAAAGCTATTGTAGGAGCGAATGCTTTTGCACACAGTTCAGGGATTCATCAAGATGGAGTGATTAAAAACAGAGCTACTTATGAAATTATGGATCCCTTAGATGTGGGTGTCAATGAATCTTCCATTGTTCTTACTGCCAGAAGTGGTAGAGCAGCTTTGGCTTACAGAGCTAAAAAAGTGGGTTATGAATTGACCAAAGTACAGCTGGATATTGTGTATGTTGAGTTTTTGAAATTTGCAGATATTAAAAAAGAAGTTTTGGATGATGATATTCATCAAATCATTGCCATCTGCAAAATACAAAGTGATTTAGTTAGAAATTAG
- a CDS encoding DUF885 domain-containing protein — protein MKKIFLCLLTLTVLVSCNKKAEKVDVKALNEKFDKYKEGFVTDLWSLYPDWAASQGYHKLDSVLVISDLAYKKRQLDFAHAQLDSLEQYAIENLTDNNKTDLYMIQNLLKSSIFSIDKMKSYEWNPSEYNVCGSFAEILNGNYDALDNRLQNFSIKMNTIPAYYEAAKKNIKNPTLEHTALAIDQNLGGISVFEKDLQDALSKSRLPESEKKTIREKAKIAVKAITAYANWLKELDNKTPRSFRLGATLYAEKFDLDIQSSYSSDVIFQKAINHKKELHEKMFVLADKLWSKYMKSTAKPSDKLELIKMVIDKISLQHTTPEKFQSEIEKQIPELVAYVKEKDLLYIDPSKPLVVRKEPAYMAGVAGASISAPGPYDKNANTYYNVGSMAGWSAENAESYLREYNDYILQILNIHEAIPGHYTQLVYSNQSPSIIKAILGNGAMVEGWAVYTEQMMLESGYKNSDEMWLMYYKWNLRTTCNAILDYSVHVKNMSKEAALDLLIREAFQQQAEAEGKWKRVTLSQVQLSSYFTGYIEIYELREILKKEQGAKFKLKEFHEKFLSYGSAPVKYIKELMLKEVKK, from the coding sequence ATGAAAAAAATATTCCTTTGTCTGCTAACGCTAACAGTATTGGTTTCCTGCAATAAAAAAGCGGAAAAAGTAGATGTTAAAGCTTTAAATGAAAAATTTGACAAATACAAAGAAGGTTTTGTAACGGATCTTTGGAGTCTTTATCCAGACTGGGCTGCAAGTCAAGGTTACCATAAACTAGACAGTGTGTTAGTGATTTCCGATTTGGCTTATAAGAAAAGACAATTGGATTTTGCTCATGCCCAATTGGATTCTTTGGAACAATATGCGATAGAAAACCTGACAGACAACAACAAAACAGATCTCTACATGATTCAAAATCTGTTGAAGAGTTCGATTTTTAGCATAGATAAAATGAAATCCTACGAGTGGAATCCTTCTGAATATAATGTTTGCGGTTCATTTGCAGAGATTCTGAACGGGAATTACGATGCTTTAGACAATCGTTTACAAAACTTTAGTATCAAAATGAATACTATTCCGGCTTATTATGAAGCTGCTAAAAAGAATATCAAAAATCCAACTTTGGAACATACGGCTTTAGCAATTGATCAAAATTTGGGAGGAATATCCGTTTTTGAAAAAGATCTACAAGACGCTTTAAGTAAAAGTAGATTACCGGAATCAGAAAAGAAAACCATCCGAGAAAAGGCTAAAATTGCTGTTAAGGCTATTACAGCTTATGCCAATTGGTTGAAGGAATTAGATAATAAAACGCCGCGTTCTTTTAGACTGGGCGCCACTTTATATGCCGAAAAATTTGATCTGGATATTCAATCCAGTTATAGTTCAGACGTAATTTTTCAAAAAGCAATCAATCATAAGAAAGAATTGCATGAAAAAATGTTTGTTTTGGCAGATAAATTATGGTCAAAATATATGAAATCTACAGCAAAACCATCAGATAAACTGGAACTGATTAAAATGGTAATTGATAAGATTTCGTTGCAACACACAACACCAGAAAAATTCCAATCGGAGATCGAAAAACAAATCCCGGAGCTGGTAGCCTATGTAAAGGAGAAAGATTTACTTTATATTGATCCTTCAAAACCTTTAGTAGTGCGTAAAGAGCCGGCTTATATGGCAGGTGTTGCAGGAGCATCCATTTCGGCACCGGGTCCCTATGACAAGAATGCCAATACTTATTATAATGTAGGAAGTATGGCGGGATGGTCAGCCGAGAATGCAGAAAGTTATTTAAGAGAATACAACGATTACATCTTACAAATATTGAATATCCACGAAGCGATTCCGGGACATTATACCCAGTTAGTTTACAGTAATCAATCCCCAAGTATCATCAAAGCCATTCTAGGCAATGGTGCTATGGTTGAAGGTTGGGCAGTTTATACTGAGCAAATGATGCTGGAAAGTGGCTATAAAAATTCGGATGAAATGTGGTTGATGTATTACAAATGGAATTTAAGAACGACTTGTAACGCCATTTTAGATTACAGTGTACATGTCAAGAACATGAGTAAGGAAGCCGCTTTGGATTTATTGATTAGAGAAGCATTTCAACAACAGGCAGAAGCCGAAGGCAAATGGAAACGCGTTACCTTATCTCAAGTACAGCTGTCATCCTATTTTACAGGTTACATAGAAATATATGAGTTAAGAGAAATACTTAAAAAGGAGCAGGGAGCAAAATTCAAATTGAAAGAGTTTCATGAAAAGTTTCTAAGCTATGGTAGTGCACCAGTAAAATACATCAAGGAATTGATGTTGAAAGAGGTTAAAAAATAG